A genomic window from Denticeps clupeoides chromosome 11, fDenClu1.1, whole genome shotgun sequence includes:
- the ptger4a gene encoding prostaglandin E receptor 4 (subtype EP4) a, translating to MDAPGAGNGTASQRGAVPTVNAVMFVFGVAGNAIAIVVLCKSRREQKETTFYTLVCGLAVTDLLGTVLASPVTIATYVKGSWPDGEPLCQYFGFVLLFFSLAGLSIICAMSVERYLAINHAYFHNDHVSRRLAAVALLAIYASNVLFCALPAMGFGRVTMQYPRTWCFVDWRSDAGAHAAYTFMYAGVSALLILGTVACNVLVCGALIRMHRRFVRRTSLGTEPGRGRGAETGRRRSLGRLAGAEIQMVLLLICTSAVILFCSIPLVVQVFINQLYKTEVEKKIEKNPDLQAIRIASVNPILDPWIYILLRKSVLQKLVQNIKCLFCKIGGRRGQTAAGPFNCKDAQQLSSIISRDEVSLVSRELKEVSSTSQTLLYLPEGLDGYVGSYHAGPFGNDSPGKPSPEEARDSSSSEDLTHEDKAAVR from the exons ATGGACGCACCCGGAGCGGGGAACGGCACCGCGTCCCAGCGCGGCGCGGTGCCCACCGTCAACGCGGTGATGTTCGTGTTCGGCGTGGCGGGCAACGCGATCGCCATCGTCGTGCTGTGCAAGTCCCGCAGGGAGCAGAAGGAGACCACCTTCTACACGCTGGTGTGCGGCCTGGCCGTCACGGACCTGCTGGGCACGGTGCTGGCCAGCCCGGTCACCATCGCCACGTACGTGAAGGGCTCGTGGCCGGACGGCGAGCCGCTGTGCCAGTATTTCGGCTTCGTGCTGCTCTTCTTCTCGCTGGCCGGCCTGAGCATCATCTGCGCCATGTCGGTGGAGAGGTACCTGGCCATCAACCACGCGTACTTCCACAACGACCACGTCAGCCGGCGCCTGGCGGCCGTCGCGCTGCTGGCCATCTACGCGTCCAACGTGCTCTTCTGCGCCCTGCCCGCCATGGGCTTCGGCCGGGTGACGATGCAGTACCCCCGGACCTGGTGCTTCGTCGACTGGCGCAGCGACGCCGGCGCGCACGCCGCCTACACCTTCATGTACGCGGGCGTCAGCGCGCTGCTCATCCTCGGCACGGTGGCCTGCAACGTGCTGGTGTGCGGCGCCCTGATCCGGATGCACCGGCGCTTCGTGCGGAGGACGTCGCTCGGGACCGAGCCGGGCCGGGGCCGGGGCGCGGAGACGGGGCGGAGGCGCAGCTTGGGGAGGCTGGCCGGCGCGGAGATCCAGATGGTGCTGCTGCTGATCTGCACGTCCGCCGTCATCCTCTTCTGCTCCATCCCGCTGGTG GTGCAGGTGTTCATCAACCAGCTGTACAAGACCGAGGTGGAGAAGAAGATCGAGAAGAACCCCGACCTGCAGGCCATCCGGATCGCCTCGGTCAACCCCATCCTCGACCCCTGGATCTATATTCTGCTGAGGAAATCTGTGCTCCAGAAACTCGTCCAGAACATCAAATGCCTCTTCTGCAAGATCGGCGGCCGACGGGGGCAGACGGCAGCGGGACCCTTCAACTGCAAAGACGCCCAGCAGCTGTCCTCCATCATTTCCAGGGACGAGGTCTCGCTGGTGTCGCGCGAGCTGAAAGAGGTGAGCAGCACCTCCCAGACTCTCCTCTACCTGCCCGAGGGATTGGACGGGTATGTGGGCAGCTACCACGCCGGCCCGTTTGGGAACGACTCTCCTGGAAAGCCCTCCCCGGAAGAGGCCAGAGACTCGAGTTCCTCAGAAGACCTGACACATGAAGACAAAGCTGCTGTGCGCTGA
- the znf366 gene encoding zinc finger protein 366 isoform X2, whose translation MDKAKSPAGSPKPEKRDGAGPKATFVLPLSPLPASPPNYLPEMIDLSQLQLHRTLASLFPFPLFLPGPVMHLSPNPLYQSEGLRFPRGGAGDVTGSTGTKGGLSVAEKLNVHIDDSYLVDVGDNQRRWQCRMCDKSYTSKYNLVTHVLGHSGIKPHGCPLCGKLFKQLSHLHTHMLTHQGSRPHKCHVCHKAFTQTSHLKRHMMQHSDVKPYSCGVCGRGFAYPSELRAHEAKHGRGQDNVCVECGLDFPTLAQLKRHLAGHRGPVQYSCGECQKSFQYPSQLQNHMMKHKDIRPFICSECGMEFVQSHHLKQHVLTHKGVKEHKCRICGREFTLLANMKRHVLIHTNVRAYQCHLCFKSFVQKQTLKAHMIVHSEIKPYKCKLCGKEFNRMHNLMGHMHLHSDSRPFKCLYCPSKFTLKGNLTRHMKVKHGIMDQGLDSRVLRRRGRLCFSTRLGMYRAFSQDKPFDLSQKTHPTPRLFHSDGESGRGSSCQEEDEDSPSRLSLEEQQPEAEDHLEELKEEPLNEGLEEPVEAMEADDADEEDAGAEAEAALYDVNRKTEKLLR comes from the exons ATGGACAAGGCGAAATCTCCGGCAGGGTCTCCCAAACCCGAAAAGAGAGACGGCGCCGGCCCAAAAGCCACGTTCGTCCTCCCTCTGTCCCCTCTTCCCGCTTCACCTCCAAACTACCTGCCAGAGATGATCGACCTCAGCCAGCTGCAGCTGCACCGGACCCTGGCCAG CCTCTTCCCCTTCCCTCTCTTCTTGCCCGGTCCGGTCATGCACCTGTCTCCGAACCCTCTGTACCAGAGCGAAGGGCTCCGGTTCCCCCGCGGAGGCGCGGGGGACGTCACCGGCTCCACGGGGACCAAGGGAGGCCTGAGCGTCGCCGAGAAGCTCAACGTCCACATCGACGACAGCTACCTGGTGGACGTAGGCGACAACCAGCGCCGCTGGCAGTGCCGCATGTGCGACAAGTCGTACACCTCCAAGTACAACCTGGTGACGCACGTCCTGGGCCACAGCGGCATCAAGCCGCACGGCTGTCCGCTGTGCGGCAAGCTCTTCAAGCAGCTGAGCCACCTCCACACGCACATGCTGACCCACCAGGGCTCGCGGCCGCACAAGTGCCACGTGTGCCACAAGGCCTTCACGCAGACCAGCCACCTGAAGCGGCACATGATGCAGCACAGCGACGTCAAGCCGTACAGCTGCGGCGTGTGCGGCCGCGGCTTCGCCTACCCCAGCGAGCTGCGGGCCCACGAGGCCAAGCACGGGCGGGGCCAGGACAACGTCTGCGTGGAGTGCGGCCTGGACTTCCCCACGCTGGCCCAGCTGAAGAGGCACCTGGCGGGACACCGCGGGCCCGTGCAGTACAGCTGCGGCGAGTGCCAGAAGAGCTTCCAGTACCCGAGTCAGCTGCAGAACCACATGATGAAGCACAAGGACATCCGGCCGTTCATCTGCAGCGAGTGCGGCATGGAGTTCGTGCAGTCACACCACCTCAAGCAGCATGTGCTCACGCACAAG GGTGTGAAGGAGCACAAGTGTCGGATATGTGGACGCGAGTTCACCCTGCTGGCCAACATGAAGCGTCACGTGCTGATCCACACCAACGTCCGGGCCTACCAGTGCCACCTGTGCTTCAAGAGCTTTGTGCAGAAGCAGACCCTCAAGGCCCACATGATTGTCCACTCCGAGATCAAGCCCTACAAATGCAAG CTTTGTGGGAAAGAATTCAACCGAATGCACAACCTGATGGGCCACATGCATCTGCACTCTGACAGCAGGCCGTTCAAGTGCCTCTACTGCCCCAGCAAGTTCACCCTCAAGGGCAACCTCACACGGCACATGAAGGTCAAGCATGGCATCATGGACCAGGGTCTTGATTCTCGAG TGTTGAGACGACGTGGGAGACTCTGTTTCTCCACCCGGCTGGGTATGTACAGGGCCTTCAGCCAGGACAAGCCCTTTGACCTTTCCCAGAAGACTCATCCCACACCCCGTCTGTTCCATTCAGATGGGGAGAGTGGGCGGGGCAGCTCGTGtcaagaggaggatgaggacaGTCCATCAAGGCTTAgcctggaggagcagcagccagAAGCTGAAGACCACCTGGAGGAATTAAAGGAAGAGCCTCTGAACGAAGGCCTGGAGGAACCAGTGGAAGCCATGGAGGCTGATGATGCAGATGAGGAGGATGCAGGAGCTGAAGCTGAAGCTGCACTGTATGATGTGAATAGAAAAACGGAAAAGCTGTTACGATAA
- the mrps27 gene encoding small ribosomal subunit protein mS27 isoform X2, with amino-acid sequence MAASIMQRCLSPVKVASKRDRVLFLARRCLLSAAYTDARIWEQRRPDPQNLAELASQMDRCYDRKFPVSSLSVARRTPCFGPCRFRHSPNCWYLRDWTVHGWVRQCLKYGGKDKAVHTLKNKVQYGIFPDDFTLNLLIDTFLKEKNYKEACSVVEEAMLQEAFDRPTTQILSLYALSKYLAAKPELSWQEQRSVGASLYLAGLGRQDPVGLSAQSMGCAMLGKIEMSRGIHAVFRQMPLMWTHGYLGRSLAAMEKVSAGAGDVKLSKDVLDVFEAVLQDLSSSTSSDTHEEGQGSESDTVGSTLTEEDEQERSKLPEYAKRFKELSSRLQTEGKVDPAGLEALASGLAEGQLKEAEGPDVAQYEQRVRDWEDERMQLIQREKESREKAEEERQARSLAKAVV; translated from the exons ATGGCCGCCTCCATCATGCAACGCTGCCTGTCGCCTGTCAAAGTCGCGTCGAAACGTGACCGCGTCCTTTTCCTCG CTCGGAGATGCTTGCTGTCCGCCGCCTACACAGACGCCAGAATATGGGAGCAGAGGCGACCAGACCCGCAGAACCTCG CCGAGCTGGCGTCTCAGATGGACAGGTGCTACGACAGGAAGTTCCCGGTCAGCTCCTTGAGCGTCGCCAGG AGGACACCTTGTTTTGGACCTTGCAGGTTTCGCCACAGCCCAAACTGCTGGTACCTCAGAGACTGGACAGTCCACGGGTGGGTGCGCCAGTGTCTGAAATACGGAGGCAAAGACAAAGCAGTCCATACGCTGAAGAATAAG GTACAATATGGCATATTTCCAGATGATTTTACTTTAAATTTGTTGATTGACACTTTTCTAAAGGAAAAGAACTACAAAG AAGCCTGTTCCGTTGTGGAAGAGGCGATGTTGCAGGAGGCCTTCGATCGGCCGACAACGCAGATCCTCTCGCTCTACGCTCTGAGTAAATACCTGGCCGCCAAGCCCGAGCTGTCT TGGCAGGAGCAGAGGAGCGTTGGGGCATCGCTGTACTTGGCAGGACTCGGGCGGCAGGACCCCGTGGGCCTGAGCGCGCAGTCGATGGGCTGTGCTATGCTGG GGAAGATAGAGATGTCCAGAGGAATCCATGCCGTGTTCCGGCAGATGCCGCTGATGTGGACACACGGCTACCTGGGACGCTCCTTGGCTGCCATGGAGAAGGTTTctgcaggagctggagatgTCAAACTGTCCAAAGATGTT ctGGATGTGTTTGAGGCAGTCCTTCAGGACCTCTCCTCCAGCACCTCATCAGATACCCATGAAGAGGGCCAGGGCTCTGAGAGTGACACTGTTGGGTCGACTCTTACTGAGGAGGATGAGCAGGAGAGAAGCAAACTGCCTGAGTATGCAAAGAGGTTCAAG GAGCTGAGCAGCCGCCTCCAAACTGAAGGTAAAGTGGACCCAGCCGGTCTGGAAGCCCTTGCATCCGGGCTGGCGGAGGGGCAGCTGAAGGAGGCCGAGGGGCCCGACGTGGCCCAGTACGAGCAGAGGGTCCGTGACTGGGAAGATGAGCGAATGCAGCTGATCCAGCGGGAGAAGGAGAGCCGTGAGAAGGCGGAAGAGGAGCGTCAGGCCAGGAGTTTGGCCAAAGCCGTCGTTTAG
- the znf366 gene encoding zinc finger protein 366 isoform X1 gives MDKAKSPAGSPKPEKRDGAGPKATFVLPLSPLPASPPNYLPEMIDLSQLQLHRTLARYKFPVHVEHEMVKPTPLWPSPALLMHPPPPPPFFPPLPSSLFPFPLFLPGPVMHLSPNPLYQSEGLRFPRGGAGDVTGSTGTKGGLSVAEKLNVHIDDSYLVDVGDNQRRWQCRMCDKSYTSKYNLVTHVLGHSGIKPHGCPLCGKLFKQLSHLHTHMLTHQGSRPHKCHVCHKAFTQTSHLKRHMMQHSDVKPYSCGVCGRGFAYPSELRAHEAKHGRGQDNVCVECGLDFPTLAQLKRHLAGHRGPVQYSCGECQKSFQYPSQLQNHMMKHKDIRPFICSECGMEFVQSHHLKQHVLTHKGVKEHKCRICGREFTLLANMKRHVLIHTNVRAYQCHLCFKSFVQKQTLKAHMIVHSEIKPYKCKLCGKEFNRMHNLMGHMHLHSDSRPFKCLYCPSKFTLKGNLTRHMKVKHGIMDQGLDSRVLRRRGRLCFSTRLGMYRAFSQDKPFDLSQKTHPTPRLFHSDGESGRGSSCQEEDEDSPSRLSLEEQQPEAEDHLEELKEEPLNEGLEEPVEAMEADDADEEDAGAEAEAALYDVNRKTEKLLR, from the exons ATGGACAAGGCGAAATCTCCGGCAGGGTCTCCCAAACCCGAAAAGAGAGACGGCGCCGGCCCAAAAGCCACGTTCGTCCTCCCTCTGTCCCCTCTTCCCGCTTCACCTCCAAACTACCTGCCAGAGATGATCGACCTCAGCCAGCTGCAGCTGCACCGGACCCTGGCCAGGTACAAGTTCCCCGTCCACGTGGAGCACGAGATGGTGAAGCCCACGCCCCTGTGGCCCTCGCCAGCTCTCCTAATGCACCCTCCTCCGCCGCCACCCTTCTTCCCTCCTCTACCCTCCAGCCTCTTCCCCTTCCCTCTCTTCTTGCCCGGTCCGGTCATGCACCTGTCTCCGAACCCTCTGTACCAGAGCGAAGGGCTCCGGTTCCCCCGCGGAGGCGCGGGGGACGTCACCGGCTCCACGGGGACCAAGGGAGGCCTGAGCGTCGCCGAGAAGCTCAACGTCCACATCGACGACAGCTACCTGGTGGACGTAGGCGACAACCAGCGCCGCTGGCAGTGCCGCATGTGCGACAAGTCGTACACCTCCAAGTACAACCTGGTGACGCACGTCCTGGGCCACAGCGGCATCAAGCCGCACGGCTGTCCGCTGTGCGGCAAGCTCTTCAAGCAGCTGAGCCACCTCCACACGCACATGCTGACCCACCAGGGCTCGCGGCCGCACAAGTGCCACGTGTGCCACAAGGCCTTCACGCAGACCAGCCACCTGAAGCGGCACATGATGCAGCACAGCGACGTCAAGCCGTACAGCTGCGGCGTGTGCGGCCGCGGCTTCGCCTACCCCAGCGAGCTGCGGGCCCACGAGGCCAAGCACGGGCGGGGCCAGGACAACGTCTGCGTGGAGTGCGGCCTGGACTTCCCCACGCTGGCCCAGCTGAAGAGGCACCTGGCGGGACACCGCGGGCCCGTGCAGTACAGCTGCGGCGAGTGCCAGAAGAGCTTCCAGTACCCGAGTCAGCTGCAGAACCACATGATGAAGCACAAGGACATCCGGCCGTTCATCTGCAGCGAGTGCGGCATGGAGTTCGTGCAGTCACACCACCTCAAGCAGCATGTGCTCACGCACAAG GGTGTGAAGGAGCACAAGTGTCGGATATGTGGACGCGAGTTCACCCTGCTGGCCAACATGAAGCGTCACGTGCTGATCCACACCAACGTCCGGGCCTACCAGTGCCACCTGTGCTTCAAGAGCTTTGTGCAGAAGCAGACCCTCAAGGCCCACATGATTGTCCACTCCGAGATCAAGCCCTACAAATGCAAG CTTTGTGGGAAAGAATTCAACCGAATGCACAACCTGATGGGCCACATGCATCTGCACTCTGACAGCAGGCCGTTCAAGTGCCTCTACTGCCCCAGCAAGTTCACCCTCAAGGGCAACCTCACACGGCACATGAAGGTCAAGCATGGCATCATGGACCAGGGTCTTGATTCTCGAG TGTTGAGACGACGTGGGAGACTCTGTTTCTCCACCCGGCTGGGTATGTACAGGGCCTTCAGCCAGGACAAGCCCTTTGACCTTTCCCAGAAGACTCATCCCACACCCCGTCTGTTCCATTCAGATGGGGAGAGTGGGCGGGGCAGCTCGTGtcaagaggaggatgaggacaGTCCATCAAGGCTTAgcctggaggagcagcagccagAAGCTGAAGACCACCTGGAGGAATTAAAGGAAGAGCCTCTGAACGAAGGCCTGGAGGAACCAGTGGAAGCCATGGAGGCTGATGATGCAGATGAGGAGGATGCAGGAGCTGAAGCTGAAGCTGCACTGTATGATGTGAATAGAAAAACGGAAAAGCTGTTACGATAA
- the mrps27 gene encoding small ribosomal subunit protein mS27 isoform X1: MAASIMQRCLSPVKVASKRDRVLFLARRCLLSAAYTDARIWEQRRPDPQNLAELASQMDRCYDRKFPVSSLSVARFVDNITSREEIDQAEYYLYKFRHSPNCWYLRDWTVHGWVRQCLKYGGKDKAVHTLKNKVQYGIFPDDFTLNLLIDTFLKEKNYKEACSVVEEAMLQEAFDRPTTQILSLYALSKYLAAKPELSWQEQRSVGASLYLAGLGRQDPVGLSAQSMGCAMLGKIEMSRGIHAVFRQMPLMWTHGYLGRSLAAMEKVSAGAGDVKLSKDVLDVFEAVLQDLSSSTSSDTHEEGQGSESDTVGSTLTEEDEQERSKLPEYAKRFKELSSRLQTEGKVDPAGLEALASGLAEGQLKEAEGPDVAQYEQRVRDWEDERMQLIQREKESREKAEEERQARSLAKAVV; the protein is encoded by the exons ATGGCCGCCTCCATCATGCAACGCTGCCTGTCGCCTGTCAAAGTCGCGTCGAAACGTGACCGCGTCCTTTTCCTCG CTCGGAGATGCTTGCTGTCCGCCGCCTACACAGACGCCAGAATATGGGAGCAGAGGCGACCAGACCCGCAGAACCTCG CCGAGCTGGCGTCTCAGATGGACAGGTGCTACGACAGGAAGTTCCCGGTCAGCTCCTTGAGCGTCGCCAGG TTTGTAGATAACATAACATCAAGGGAGGAAATTGACCAGGCTGAATATTACTTGTATAa GTTTCGCCACAGCCCAAACTGCTGGTACCTCAGAGACTGGACAGTCCACGGGTGGGTGCGCCAGTGTCTGAAATACGGAGGCAAAGACAAAGCAGTCCATACGCTGAAGAATAAG GTACAATATGGCATATTTCCAGATGATTTTACTTTAAATTTGTTGATTGACACTTTTCTAAAGGAAAAGAACTACAAAG AAGCCTGTTCCGTTGTGGAAGAGGCGATGTTGCAGGAGGCCTTCGATCGGCCGACAACGCAGATCCTCTCGCTCTACGCTCTGAGTAAATACCTGGCCGCCAAGCCCGAGCTGTCT TGGCAGGAGCAGAGGAGCGTTGGGGCATCGCTGTACTTGGCAGGACTCGGGCGGCAGGACCCCGTGGGCCTGAGCGCGCAGTCGATGGGCTGTGCTATGCTGG GGAAGATAGAGATGTCCAGAGGAATCCATGCCGTGTTCCGGCAGATGCCGCTGATGTGGACACACGGCTACCTGGGACGCTCCTTGGCTGCCATGGAGAAGGTTTctgcaggagctggagatgTCAAACTGTCCAAAGATGTT ctGGATGTGTTTGAGGCAGTCCTTCAGGACCTCTCCTCCAGCACCTCATCAGATACCCATGAAGAGGGCCAGGGCTCTGAGAGTGACACTGTTGGGTCGACTCTTACTGAGGAGGATGAGCAGGAGAGAAGCAAACTGCCTGAGTATGCAAAGAGGTTCAAG GAGCTGAGCAGCCGCCTCCAAACTGAAGGTAAAGTGGACCCAGCCGGTCTGGAAGCCCTTGCATCCGGGCTGGCGGAGGGGCAGCTGAAGGAGGCCGAGGGGCCCGACGTGGCCCAGTACGAGCAGAGGGTCCGTGACTGGGAAGATGAGCGAATGCAGCTGATCCAGCGGGAGAAGGAGAGCCGTGAGAAGGCGGAAGAGGAGCGTCAGGCCAGGAGTTTGGCCAAAGCCGTCGTTTAG